In Parabacteroides sp. FAFU027, the following proteins share a genomic window:
- the rpsT gene encoding 30S ribosomal protein S20, producing the protein MANHKSSEKRIRQTRVRRLRNRYYAKTARNAVKKLRSTTNKEEAIALYRSVSGLLDKLAKKNTIHKNKANNLKSKLAVYVNKLA; encoded by the coding sequence ATGGCAAATCATAAATCATCAGAAAAAAGAATCAGACAAACCCGCGTAAGAAGATTGCGTAACAGATATTACGCAAAAACAGCGAGAAATGCAGTGAAAAAATTGCGCTCAACTACAAATAAAGAAGAAGCAATTGCATTGTATCGTAGCGTAAGTGGTTTGTTGGATAAATTGGCTAAGAAAAATACTATCCACAAAAACAAAGCTAACAACTTAAAATCTAAGTTGGCTGTTTACGTGAACAAATTAGCTTAA
- the recO gene encoding DNA repair protein RecO, with product MIEKTRSIVLYSLPYKDNLSIVYLLTEKRGKLSCFLPVSRSKKTVIKSNMFQPLSILNLEIDFQIKKDIHRIKEAQIDTPLNQIPYHPIKLSLAQFLAEFIYKAVHEHEQSLNLFHFIEHAIQILDLSEKSVANFHLVFLFKLSAYLGFYPNIDHYADNTYFDLINGIYTDKTPFHNHYLKAKESKVLHDILQLTFDNLHEYPLSREERQQIISILFEYYRLHLTGFPEIKSFEVLKMLF from the coding sequence ATGATAGAGAAAACCAGAAGCATTGTTTTGTATTCACTACCTTATAAGGACAACTTGTCTATTGTATATCTGTTGACTGAAAAAAGAGGGAAACTGTCTTGTTTTCTGCCTGTGAGCAGAAGCAAAAAAACAGTTATTAAATCTAACATGTTTCAGCCGCTATCGATATTGAATCTGGAAATCGATTTTCAAATAAAAAAAGATATCCATCGGATTAAAGAAGCACAAATAGATACACCCCTTAACCAGATCCCATATCATCCCATTAAACTATCCCTGGCTCAATTTTTAGCCGAATTTATTTATAAGGCGGTGCATGAGCATGAGCAGAGCCTGAATCTATTTCATTTTATTGAACATGCGATTCAGATTCTTGATTTATCAGAAAAGAGTGTCGCGAATTTTCATCTGGTATTTCTGTTTAAACTGTCTGCGTATTTAGGATTTTACCCGAATATTGACCACTATGCTGATAATACCTATTTTGATTTGATTAATGGGATTTATACTGATAAAACTCCATTCCACAATCATTATTTGAAAGCTAAAGAATCAAAAGTCTTGCACGATATTCTTCAATTAACCTTTGATAATCTACATGAATATCCGCTTTCTCGAGAAGAACGACAACAGATTATCTCTATTCTTTTTGAGTATTACCGACTCCATCTGACTGGTTTTCCGGAAATAAAGTCATTTGAAGTACTTAAAATGCTCTTCTGA
- the murI gene encoding glutamate racemase, producing MMTKLPSQPGPIGVFDSGYGGLTILQHFREILPQYDYIYLGDNARTPYGPRSFEVVYEFTLQAVNKLFEMGCHLVILACNTASAKALRNIQQKNLPHIDPNRRVLGIIRPTVEIVNEITKTKHVGVLGTAGTIQSQTYNIEIAKLYPDIVTVGEACPMWVPLVENSEYNQPGADYFVKKYVDNILCKDPQIDTLILGCTHYPLLAPKIKQFLPEGVRLLSQGQYVVKSLQDYLQRHPEMDEKCTKQGRCSFYTTESEAKFAIAASVFLKEKVDVHRITLE from the coding sequence ATTATGACTAAGCTGCCCTCTCAACCCGGCCCAATTGGCGTATTTGATTCAGGATATGGCGGGTTGACCATACTCCAACATTTCCGGGAAATATTGCCCCAGTACGATTATATATATCTGGGAGATAATGCAAGGACCCCTTATGGGCCACGTTCATTTGAGGTCGTATATGAGTTTACCCTGCAGGCGGTAAATAAGTTATTTGAAATGGGGTGTCATTTGGTCATTCTGGCCTGTAACACAGCATCAGCTAAAGCTCTCCGAAACATTCAACAAAAGAATCTGCCACATATAGACCCTAATCGTCGTGTTTTGGGGATCATTCGCCCTACTGTCGAAATTGTCAATGAAATTACAAAAACCAAGCACGTAGGTGTCTTAGGAACCGCCGGAACCATTCAGTCCCAGACGTATAATATTGAAATTGCAAAGCTTTATCCTGACATTGTAACCGTTGGTGAAGCTTGTCCGATGTGGGTTCCATTGGTAGAGAATTCGGAATATAACCAACCGGGAGCTGACTATTTTGTAAAAAAGTATGTGGATAATATTCTCTGCAAGGACCCACAGATTGATACTCTTATTTTAGGTTGTACCCATTATCCTCTTTTAGCGCCTAAAATCAAACAGTTTTTACCGGAAGGAGTCAGATTGTTATCTCAGGGACAATATGTTGTCAAAAGCCTTCAGGATTATCTGCAACGCCATCCTGAGATGGATGAAAAATGCACCAAACAGGGCCGTTGTAGTTTCTACACGACAGAGTCTGAAGCTAAATTTGCGATTGCTGCATCCGTCTTCCTGAAGGAGAAAGTAGATGTTCATCGAATTACTTTGGAATAA
- a CDS encoding OmpH family outer membrane protein, producing the protein MLRKIALSLLLICSVGLFAQDLKFGHVSIQDLASSMPEMIDGRKKLDDTSKQYEKELAQMYSDLNKKYTEFTSAKDSLPESIKNRRIEELQGLEQRFNNFKQQSSEEIQKQQSELERSVMEMIVKAVKAVGDENGYVYIMDKNSALYISSTKSIDVTELVKAKLKAMPKPAATTAKPGVTTPKPAAPAAKPRR; encoded by the coding sequence ATGCTTAGAAAAATCGCATTATCACTACTATTAATTTGTTCAGTAGGTTTATTTGCTCAGGATCTTAAATTCGGGCATGTTAGTATTCAGGATTTAGCATCTTCAATGCCTGAAATGATTGACGGAAGAAAGAAGCTTGACGATACATCAAAACAATACGAAAAAGAGCTTGCCCAAATGTATTCCGATTTGAACAAAAAGTACACTGAGTTTACAAGCGCAAAAGACTCTTTGCCAGAAAGCATCAAAAACCGTAGAATTGAGGAATTGCAAGGACTGGAACAACGTTTCAACAACTTCAAACAACAAAGCAGTGAAGAGATTCAGAAACAACAGTCTGAACTCGAAAGATCAGTTATGGAAATGATCGTAAAAGCAGTGAAAGCTGTAGGAGACGAAAACGGATATGTATATATCATGGATAAAAACTCAGCTCTTTACATATCTTCAACTAAAAGCATTGACGTTACAGAATTGGTAAAGGCAAAACTTAAAGCTATGCCAAAACCAGCTGCTACAACTGCTAAACCTGGAGTTACAACTCCAAAACCGGCTGCTCCAGCTGCAAAACCAAGAAGATAA
- a CDS encoding OmpH family outer membrane protein encodes MRKMIIAAVLFVAATCSGMAQKFALIDTEYILKNIPSYEMASEQLNKVSAKWQAEVDASSKQAKEMYKKYQSEMVFLSDEMKTKREEEIVKKEKEVVELQRKYFGQDGELFKKRESLIKPIQDDIYNAVKAISEEKGYMLVLDKSSANNFIFANPKIDISNEVLAKLGYSK; translated from the coding sequence ATGAGAAAGATGATTATCGCAGCTGTTTTGTTTGTTGCTGCAACATGTTCGGGTATGGCTCAAAAGTTTGCACTTATTGATACAGAGTATATTTTGAAAAATATCCCATCATACGAAATGGCTTCAGAGCAACTGAATAAAGTATCCGCTAAGTGGCAGGCTGAGGTAGATGCCTCATCGAAACAAGCCAAAGAGATGTATAAGAAATACCAATCTGAAATGGTATTTCTGTCAGATGAGATGAAAACTAAGCGAGAAGAAGAAATCGTGAAGAAAGAAAAGGAAGTAGTCGAATTACAACGCAAATATTTTGGACAGGATGGTGAGCTTTTCAAAAAACGGGAAAGCCTTATCAAACCCATCCAGGACGATATTTACAATGCTGTCAAAGCCATTTCTGAAGAAAAAGGTTATATGTTGGTTTTGGATAAATCCTCTGCTAATAACTTCATATTTGCCAATCCCAAAATAGATATTAGTAATGAAGTGTTGGCTAAGCTCGGTTATTCAAAATAA
- the bamA gene encoding outer membrane protein assembly factor BamA: MLKKLIFTIAFIAGCAIVNAQQTATQDTIVNPVIQYNNSPQKYEIAGITVSGVKNYEDYVIIGFSGLTVGQQITVPGDDITNAVKRFWKHGLFSDVQIKATKIYKNKIWLDIALKQRPRISEINYIGMKKSDKDDIESKLGLVKGNQITPNIIDRAKKVIQKHYEEKGFRNVDVKIEQKEDLSKENQVQVYIEVDRKMKTKVQNIFINGNQALTANRLQRVMKKTNEKGKLLNFFRQKKFVETDFAADKELIIKKYNELGYRDAVILKDSIAKVNEQLVNVYLTLDEGKKYYIRSIKWVGNTIYPSSYLDQVLRMKKGDVYNQKMLDDRTQADDDAVANEYMNNGYLFFNLEPVEANVSNDSIDLEMRITEGKPATINKVEIKGNDRLYEHVIRRELRTKPGQLFNKSDIQRSAREIAQTGHFNPENMDIRPTPNQENGTVDILYGLESKANDQVEFSAGWGQTGIIGKLSLKFTNFSMRNFLHPSTYKGIIPQGDGQTLTISGQTNAKYYQSYSISFMEPWFGGKRPNSLSVSAYYSKQTGMSSTYNNSYYNNYYSNYYGSSYGGYGNSYYDYSSMIDPEKYMQMLGLSVGFGKRLTWPDDYFSFQSELSLQRYMMKNWNYFLVTNGNSNNFSLNLTLSRSSIDNPTFTRYGSTFTLSAQITPPYSLFDGKDYSQITNNAEKYKWVEYHKWKFKSRTFMPITNKFILATRADYGFVGYYNKDKKSPFETFYMGGDGMTGYTGMYATETVALRGYQNGSLSNAGYGYAYSRLGLEMRYPFILQPSSTIYGLTFLEAGNSWVDIKDFNPFTLKRSAGVGVRIMLPMIGLLGIDWAYGFDKVASSTGALTRQYSGSNFHFIIGQEF, encoded by the coding sequence ATGCTAAAGAAACTTATTTTCACGATTGCCTTTATTGCCGGATGCGCAATAGTTAATGCGCAACAAACAGCCACACAAGACACCATTGTTAATCCGGTTATTCAATACAACAATTCTCCTCAAAAATATGAGATTGCAGGTATTACCGTTTCAGGTGTAAAGAATTATGAAGACTACGTGATTATTGGCTTTTCAGGGCTAACAGTTGGTCAGCAGATTACTGTTCCGGGAGATGACATCACCAATGCAGTGAAACGTTTCTGGAAACATGGTCTTTTCTCCGATGTACAAATCAAGGCAACTAAAATCTACAAAAACAAGATTTGGCTTGATATAGCGCTCAAGCAGCGCCCCCGCATCTCCGAGATTAATTATATCGGAATGAAAAAGTCTGATAAAGACGATATAGAGTCAAAACTGGGTTTGGTTAAAGGTAACCAGATTACCCCAAACATCATTGACCGGGCAAAAAAAGTGATTCAAAAACATTACGAAGAAAAAGGATTCCGTAATGTGGATGTCAAAATTGAGCAGAAAGAGGACCTGAGTAAAGAAAATCAGGTACAGGTTTATATTGAAGTGGACCGTAAAATGAAGACCAAAGTTCAGAATATCTTCATTAACGGAAATCAGGCATTGACGGCAAACAGACTTCAACGCGTAATGAAAAAAACCAACGAAAAAGGGAAACTGCTTAACTTTTTCCGTCAAAAGAAATTCGTAGAAACAGACTTTGCAGCAGATAAAGAATTGATAATTAAGAAATACAACGAACTGGGATATCGAGACGCTGTTATTCTTAAAGACAGTATAGCTAAAGTCAATGAGCAATTGGTCAATGTTTACCTGACTCTTGACGAAGGTAAAAAATACTATATCCGCAGTATTAAATGGGTTGGAAATACCATTTACCCGTCATCTTACCTGGATCAGGTATTGAGGATGAAGAAGGGAGACGTATATAATCAGAAAATGCTTGACGACCGAACTCAGGCAGATGACGATGCTGTTGCTAATGAATACATGAATAACGGTTATCTGTTCTTTAATCTTGAACCGGTTGAAGCTAATGTTTCTAACGACTCCATTGACCTAGAAATGCGTATCACAGAAGGCAAACCCGCAACAATTAATAAAGTAGAAATCAAAGGTAACGACCGCTTGTATGAACATGTGATTCGCCGTGAGCTTCGTACTAAGCCAGGCCAGCTATTCAACAAATCAGATATCCAGCGTTCGGCTCGTGAAATTGCTCAAACCGGACACTTCAACCCTGAAAACATGGATATCCGCCCAACTCCGAATCAGGAAAACGGAACCGTGGATATTCTTTACGGTTTGGAATCAAAAGCAAATGATCAGGTTGAATTTTCTGCAGGATGGGGACAAACCGGTATTATCGGTAAATTAAGCCTGAAGTTCACGAACTTCTCTATGAGAAACTTCTTGCATCCGAGTACCTATAAGGGAATTATACCACAAGGAGATGGACAGACCCTAACTATCAGTGGACAGACCAATGCGAAGTATTATCAATCTTACAGTATCTCTTTCATGGAGCCCTGGTTTGGAGGAAAACGTCCCAACTCTTTATCTGTATCGGCATATTACAGTAAACAGACCGGAATGAGCAGCACCTATAATAACAGCTATTATAACAACTATTACAGCAATTATTATGGAAGCTCTTATGGCGGATACGGTAATAGCTATTATGACTATTCATCAATGATCGACCCCGAAAAATATATGCAAATGCTGGGGCTTTCTGTTGGGTTCGGCAAACGTTTGACCTGGCCTGATGACTATTTCTCATTCCAGTCAGAGCTATCTTTGCAACGTTATATGATGAAAAACTGGAATTATTTCCTTGTAACTAATGGTAACAGCAACAATTTCAGCCTGAATCTGACTTTAAGCAGAAGTTCGATTGATAATCCGACATTTACCCGTTACGGATCAACATTCACGTTATCAGCTCAAATTACTCCACCCTACTCATTGTTTGACGGAAAAGATTATTCTCAAATCACGAACAATGCGGAGAAATACAAATGGGTAGAATATCATAAATGGAAATTCAAATCACGTACATTTATGCCTATTACCAATAAATTCATCTTAGCTACCCGTGCGGATTATGGATTTGTTGGTTACTATAATAAAGATAAGAAATCGCCATTTGAAACCTTCTATATGGGAGGTGATGGTATGACCGGATATACTGGTATGTATGCAACCGAAACCGTTGCTTTGCGAGGATATCAAAATGGCTCCTTATCAAACGCAGGTTATGGATATGCCTATTCACGACTTGGTCTTGAGATGCGTTATCCATTCATTTTACAACCATCTTCGACCATTTATGGATTGACATTCCTCGAAGCCGGCAACTCCTGGGTTGATATTAAAGATTTCAATCCGTTTACCTTAAAACGTTCTGCTGGTGTTGGTGTACGTATCATGCTTCCGATGATTGGACTTTTAGGAATTGACTGGGCATACGGATTTGATAAAGTAGCGTCGTCAACCGGAGCATTGACCCGACAATATAGTGGTAGCAACTTCCACTTCATTATCGGTCAGGAATTCTAA
- a CDS encoding isoprenyl transferase, whose amino-acid sequence MTLKTQIDPQKLPRHIAIIMDGNGRWAKLHGKPRSYGHQYGVESVRKVIEAAVDLKIEYLTLYTFSSENWNRPDEEVQALMGLLVHAIEHEKANLNKNNIRMKVIGDTERLFPEVREKLFNCIDDLSQNTGLTLVLALSYSSRWEILNAAQKIATLAKEEKLDPSEIDESLFSQMLTTKEIPDPDLMIRTGGEIRISNFLLWQAAYTELYFTDEFWPDFNAESLYKAICFYQTRERRFGKTSEQVK is encoded by the coding sequence ATGACATTAAAAACACAGATAGATCCTCAAAAGCTCCCTCGCCATATCGCCATTATCATGGATGGAAACGGACGCTGGGCTAAACTTCATGGCAAGCCCCGAAGTTATGGCCACCAATACGGTGTAGAAAGTGTACGTAAGGTTATTGAAGCTGCTGTTGATCTGAAAATTGAATACCTTACACTGTACACATTCTCGAGTGAAAACTGGAACAGACCAGATGAGGAAGTTCAGGCATTGATGGGATTGCTGGTTCATGCCATCGAGCACGAAAAAGCGAACCTGAATAAAAATAACATCCGGATGAAGGTTATCGGGGATACTGAAAGACTTTTCCCGGAAGTTCGCGAAAAATTATTCAACTGCATTGACGATCTGTCTCAGAATACCGGACTAACGCTGGTACTGGCTTTGAGCTATTCGTCCCGTTGGGAAATATTAAACGCAGCGCAAAAGATTGCGACTTTGGCAAAAGAGGAGAAACTTGATCCGTCAGAGATTGACGAATCCTTATTTAGTCAAATGCTAACCACCAAAGAAATTCCGGATCCTGACCTGATGATTCGCACAGGCGGGGAAATCCGCATCAGTAACTTCCTGCTGTGGCAGGCTGCTTATACCGAACTTTATTTCACTGATGAATTTTGGCCTGATTTTAATGCCGAAAGTCTCTATAAAGCCATTTGCTTTTACCAGACACGTGAACGACGTTTCGGAAAGACAAGTGAACAAGTAAAATAA
- a CDS encoding DUF6089 family protein gives MKLTIKIIVLTCIVLGLSESANAQQYLYEIGPTAGASFYSGDANNYAYFQKPQSVFGISLRRNFNFRTALKLDLLSANAAYDPIKENLPDPNVASKTINYFDANAHLEYSFFSYSDSFEYKETRRFTPYIFTGIGTNFVNGSVIPYLPIGVGIKYKIFHRWSVGLEYSANMMFKDNFEGDPSLDNPYKANSSIFKNNDWVSYLKFNLTFDFWERGCRCNKNK, from the coding sequence ATGAAACTTACAATAAAAATAATCGTACTGACCTGTATCGTTCTCGGTTTGTCAGAATCTGCTAATGCACAGCAATATCTTTATGAGATAGGCCCAACAGCAGGAGCTTCTTTTTATAGTGGCGATGCCAATAACTATGCCTATTTTCAGAAACCGCAGTCAGTGTTTGGCATCAGTCTCCGTCGGAATTTCAACTTCCGTACGGCTTTGAAACTGGATTTGTTAAGTGCGAATGCCGCTTACGATCCGATTAAAGAAAATCTGCCGGACCCAAATGTAGCATCTAAAACGATTAACTATTTTGATGCAAATGCACATTTGGAATACAGTTTTTTCAGCTATAGCGATAGTTTTGAATATAAGGAGACGCGACGTTTTACACCTTACATTTTCACCGGAATTGGTACAAACTTCGTAAACGGGTCAGTAATACCCTATTTACCAATCGGTGTAGGTATTAAGTATAAGATTTTTCATCGGTGGAGTGTTGGTTTGGAATATTCGGCCAATATGATGTTCAAAGATAACTTTGAAGGAGATCCATCACTGGATAATCCATATAAGGCAAATAGCAGCATTTTTAAAAATAACGATTGGGTATCATACCTGAAATTTAATCTGACGTTTGATTTCTGGGAACGCGGATGCAGATGTAATAAGAATAAATAA
- a CDS encoding DUF6242 domain-containing protein, whose product MKINKLIRLSLFSFLFALIACNSTDSSSTDLSTDAEITSFKLVENDSVAANLSLVHFTIDQNQNLIYNADSLPVGTSLKTKLLATISFASASKATIYYSGTDSATYSSTDSIKFANPFHIKVVAYDGKTSKTYEVKLNVHQQVPDSLDWQMLNSSAWNFSYNSSKTVAFQDKFLTYFDAGTGFSLWSSAQGDGIQWNSESLSGFPANADVNSITAFNGALYITTSSQQLYKSTDGKSWAQTAIPETGFVAILGAINGPTGDSRLMVEKAVGGKYYLAYTTDGNSFTNCRDITASDEQEKFPVSDFSVIIKPGTKSNKLTVIGAIEEDGILKPYVYQMYWDSYGELQYAANINNYYSYAKYYKGFSARKGAIAFYYDGKMVVAGGQGSSAYNNDMYTSIDNGISWQKQDSMINLPKTFVARANASTYVDANDFVWIFGGYNQSGPVKEIWRGRINRFGFLNK is encoded by the coding sequence ATGAAAATAAATAAGCTCATTCGTTTAAGTCTCTTTTCCTTTCTCTTTGCCCTTATCGCTTGTAACAGCACCGATAGCAGTTCTACAGACCTGTCAACTGATGCTGAAATCACATCATTCAAGCTTGTCGAAAATGACTCGGTTGCAGCTAATCTGAGCCTGGTTCATTTTACGATTGATCAGAATCAAAACCTGATTTACAATGCGGACTCCCTCCCTGTTGGCACGAGCCTGAAGACTAAATTACTGGCAACCATTTCGTTTGCTTCAGCTTCAAAAGCGACTATCTATTACTCCGGAACAGATTCTGCAACATATTCTTCTACTGATTCAATCAAATTTGCCAATCCGTTCCATATAAAAGTCGTAGCGTATGATGGAAAGACATCTAAGACCTACGAGGTAAAACTGAATGTACACCAACAGGTGCCAGACTCATTGGATTGGCAAATGCTTAACTCATCCGCCTGGAATTTCTCATATAACTCAAGCAAAACAGTCGCTTTTCAAGATAAATTCCTTACCTACTTTGATGCAGGCACAGGATTTTCTCTGTGGAGTTCAGCTCAAGGGGATGGCATACAATGGAACAGCGAGAGTTTAAGCGGCTTTCCTGCTAATGCAGATGTCAACTCAATCACCGCATTTAACGGAGCATTGTATATAACCACTTCCAGTCAGCAACTTTACAAATCCACAGATGGTAAGTCCTGGGCACAGACAGCAATCCCCGAAACCGGATTTGTAGCCATATTGGGAGCGATCAACGGACCGACTGGCGACAGCCGCTTAATGGTTGAAAAAGCAGTGGGAGGCAAATATTACCTGGCTTACACTACCGATGGTAATTCGTTTACCAATTGTCGTGACATTACAGCTTCCGACGAACAGGAGAAGTTTCCGGTTAGTGACTTCTCTGTGATAATAAAACCAGGAACTAAATCAAATAAATTAACTGTAATTGGTGCTATTGAAGAAGATGGTATTTTAAAACCTTACGTTTATCAAATGTATTGGGATAGTTACGGTGAATTACAATATGCTGCTAACATCAATAACTATTACAGTTATGCGAAATATTACAAAGGATTCTCTGCCCGGAAAGGAGCTATAGCTTTCTATTATGATGGTAAAATGGTGGTAGCCGGAGGTCAGGGAAGCAGTGCATATAATAATGATATGTACACCTCTATTGATAACGGTATCTCCTGGCAAAAGCAGGATTCTATGATAAATCTTCCGAAAACATTTGTTGCACGCGCCAATGCATCAACTTATGTAGATGCTAATGATTTCGTGTGGATTTTTGGAGGGTATAACCAATCAGGACCGGTAAAAGAGATCTGGAGAGGTCGTATCAATCGCTTTGGCTTTCTTAATAAGTAG
- a CDS encoding class I SAM-dependent rRNA methyltransferase has protein sequence MSYKKIFLKSGKDQSLKRFHPWVFSGAIARAEGNPEEGEVVEVYTAEKTFIAIGHAQIGSIAVRVLSFEQEAIDHQFWVKRLKAAFELRKTLGLVAGEQNNAYRLVHGEGDNLSGLIVDVYAGTAVMQAHSPGMHFARHEVAKAMKEVMGNDLQNIYYKSETTLPYKAELGQENGFLLGGHAEPVAVENSLKFHADWLKGQKTGFFVDQRDNRSLLEKYSAGRSVLNMFCYTGGFSFYAMRGNAKLVHSVDSSGKAIELTNKNVELNFPGDPRHEAFAVDAFKFLDNMGDNYDLIILDPPAFAKHKDVLRNALQGYQKLNAKAFRKIKPGGILFTFSCSQVVSKDNFRLAVFSAAAQSGRKVRILHQLTQPADHPINIYHPEGEYLKGLVLYVE, from the coding sequence ATGTCATACAAAAAAATATTTCTCAAATCCGGCAAAGACCAATCGTTGAAACGTTTCCATCCCTGGGTTTTCTCCGGGGCAATCGCCCGTGCGGAGGGAAATCCGGAAGAAGGCGAAGTGGTGGAAGTTTACACCGCTGAAAAAACGTTCATCGCCATCGGTCACGCGCAGATTGGCAGCATTGCAGTACGCGTCCTTTCCTTCGAGCAGGAAGCGATCGATCACCAGTTTTGGGTAAAACGGCTTAAGGCTGCCTTCGAACTGCGTAAAACCCTGGGATTGGTTGCAGGAGAGCAAAATAACGCATATCGTTTGGTACATGGTGAAGGTGACAACCTCTCCGGATTAATCGTAGATGTGTATGCGGGAACTGCCGTCATGCAGGCACACTCTCCCGGCATGCACTTTGCCCGACATGAAGTAGCCAAAGCCATGAAAGAGGTGATGGGTAACGATTTGCAAAATATCTACTATAAATCGGAAACTACACTTCCTTATAAAGCCGAACTGGGTCAGGAGAACGGATTTCTGTTGGGCGGACATGCCGAGCCGGTTGCCGTTGAGAATAGCCTGAAGTTTCATGCCGACTGGCTCAAAGGCCAGAAAACCGGTTTCTTCGTGGATCAGCGCGACAACCGTTCGTTGCTGGAGAAATACTCAGCAGGTCGTTCCGTACTCAATATGTTCTGCTATACCGGTGGATTCTCATTTTATGCAATGCGTGGAAATGCCAAACTGGTGCATTCTGTGGACAGCTCCGGCAAAGCCATCGAACTTACCAATAAAAACGTTGAGCTTAATTTCCCGGGTGATCCACGCCACGAAGCTTTTGCGGTGGACGCTTTCAAGTTTTTGGACAATATGGGGGATAATTACGATCTCATCATTCTTGACCCACCTGCATTTGCAAAACATAAAGATGTACTGCGCAATGCGCTCCAGGGCTACCAAAAGCTGAATGCAAAAGCCTTCCGCAAGATTAAGCCCGGAGGCATTCTGTTCACATTCTCGTGTTCACAGGTCGTAAGCAAGGATAATTTCAGACTAGCGGTATTTAGCGCAGCAGCTCAATCTGGACGTAAGGTGCGAATTTTGCATCAGCTTACACAGCCGGCCGATCACCCGATCAACATTTATCATCCCGAAGGCGAATACCTGAAAGGACTGGTGTTGTACGTTGAATAG
- a CDS encoding 3'-5' exonuclease, whose product MTHSNITKEEINTLPVVLFEGRIFVVQSEEEANKAVAYLSKFEEIGFDTETRPAFKKGVRHQVCLLQLSTADTCFLFRLNHIGLPASVISLLTDEKVKKIGLAIKDDFVALGRRTPFIPKGQVELQHFVKQYGILDNSLQKIFALLFRQKISKSQRLTNWEADVLTEAQKKYAATDAWASLRIYQTLIQTEQEIEENLNTKPNSLTE is encoded by the coding sequence TTGACTCATTCAAATATCACAAAAGAGGAGATAAACACTCTGCCGGTGGTGCTATTCGAAGGGCGGATCTTTGTAGTCCAGTCCGAAGAAGAGGCCAACAAGGCAGTTGCCTATCTGTCAAAATTCGAAGAAATCGGTTTTGACACCGAGACCCGCCCCGCCTTTAAGAAAGGTGTGCGTCACCAGGTATGCCTGCTTCAACTCTCTACCGCAGACACCTGCTTCTTGTTCCGGCTCAACCACATCGGGCTGCCGGCATCCGTCATTTCATTGCTTACCGACGAAAAGGTCAAGAAGATTGGCTTGGCGATCAAGGATGACTTTGTAGCTTTGGGCCGAAGAACGCCGTTTATCCCCAAAGGGCAAGTCGAACTTCAGCATTTCGTAAAACAATACGGCATCCTCGACAACAGCCTACAAAAAATATTTGCCCTGCTTTTCCGCCAGAAAATATCGAAAAGCCAGCGCCTCACCAACTGGGAGGCCGATGTGCTGACCGAAGCTCAAAAGAAATATGCAGCTACCGATGCCTGGGCATCCCTTCGGATCTATCAAACACTGATACAAACCGAGCAAGAGATCGAAGAAAACCTGAACACCAAACCGAATTCATTAACCGAATAA